In the genome of Populus nigra chromosome 9, ddPopNigr1.1, whole genome shotgun sequence, one region contains:
- the LOC133703342 gene encoding uncharacterized protein LOC133703342 isoform X1, with protein MIWVFLILQLLSDIVHDLIPPLMDPAKCEAPAAALKRNAAMGSRIIKSMIGVDDDHGHTSQAKQSPVELSDSDPMTKQLGKEFWELQVANQLAFTSNSEELLEGEESESAPGIVDVTTESSDMNTEENAVEENSSEPEELESITHGNKEPFEASSEFANFSSENARGSLAEVSPVTSVRGEGFQCPQEVGTVCDSSADDSYSTGIIVSSSQMAFSVVSSEKAVAEMELVSPRSSIFRASHSLPGNPLNNITTKLISSSNPCNVAGHDSDSFTMLLSSTSAQSDSSLVLLSSTSAPTVSCKIKAAEMGLAASNSVLSLVSIGCSDDSAVDDLTESKMENIDLSDNVKLEESCVIVDDNLLYEVARRNRKLRSYKKKIQDAFFSKKRLTKEYEQLAIWFGDLDGHDTTQRELSSSTTITLDPDPQSNSTQDSEWELL; from the exons ATGATTTGGGTATTTCTTATACTTCAACTTCTTTCTGATATTGTGCACGATTTAATCCCTCCTTTGATGGATCCTGCAAAATGTGAAGCTCCAGCAGCAGCTCTAAAAAGAAATGCTGCCATGGGTTCCCGTATTATTAAATCTATGATTGGCGTTGATGATGATCATGGACATACTTCTCAAGCAAAGCAATCACCTGTGGAGCTTAGTGATTCTGATCCTATGACAAAGCAGCTAGGCAAGGAATTCTGGGAGCTTCAGGTTGCAAATCAATTGGCTTTTACCAGCAATTCTGAAGAACTCCTTGAAGGGGAAGAATCTGAGTCAGCTCCTGGAATTGTTGATGTTACAACTGAGTCTTCTGACATGAACACAGAAGAAAATGCAGTAGAGGAGAATTCCTCTGAACCTGAGGAGTTGGAGTCTATTACTCATGGAAATAAAGAACCTTTTGAAGCATCCAGTGAATTTGCTAATTTTAGTTCTGAAAATGCACGCGGGTCTCTGGCTGAGGTTTCACCTGTTACTTCAGTTCGTGGTGAGGGCTTCCAGTGCCCTCAAGAGGTGGGAACTGTATGTGATAGCTCTGCAGATGACTCTTACTCTACTGGTATTATTGTTTCTTCTTCTCAAATGGCCTTTTCGGTGGTATCTTCTGAAAAAGCAGTAGCGGAGATGGAACTTGTATCCCCCAGAAGTTCCATATTCAGGGCATCTCACAGTCTGCCTGGGAACCCACTCAATAACATCACCACCAAATTAATATCTAGCAGCAATCCTTGTAATGTAGCGGGCCATGATTCTGACAGTTTCACCATGCTCCTGTCTTCTACATCAGCTCAATCTGATAGTTCCCTTGTCCTCTTGTCGTCTACATCTGCTCCAACAGTTTCATGTAAGATCAAGGCAGCAGAAATGGGGCTGGCTGCCTCCAACAGTGTGCTGTCTTTGGTATCGATAG GATGTTCGGATGACTCTGCTGTAGATGATTTGACAGAATCCAAAATGGAAAACATTGATTTGTCTGATAATGTAAAGCTTGAGGAAAGTTGTGTCATTGTTGATGATAACCTGCTCTATGAAGTTGCTCGTAGAAACCGTAAACTCAGATCATACAAG aaaaaaatccaagatgCTTTCTTTTCGAAAAAGAGGTTAACCAAGGAGTATGAGCAGCTAGCAATTTGGTTTGGGGACCTTGATGGTCATGATACAACGCAGCGGGAGTTGTCATCTAGTACCACCATCACCTTGGATCCCGATCCACAATCAAATTCGACACAAGACTCTGAATGGGAGCTCCTGTAA
- the LOC133702746 gene encoding uncharacterized protein LOC133702746 — protein MSSHDGSTPGSDPSTAQSSQPSISMSSGSRGRMDLAWGHCREALELSVGCKKTKLVCLYCAKVFAGGGINRFKQHLARAKGEVEQCRKCPPDVRHQMLLNLKGNAETKKRVREMQAEFNPFNARQRKHEEMMIRQLEDDDGDDEDDEDVSTKKHMLPLKVAKKKKIQSTSTVKQSTTSCGKQKKSATLGIYFMPRTTPGAQKSIQNCWQRKEAVERCDLALAKWMIDACVPFNAVNSVYYQHAIDAVTAMGSGYKGPNLHAIRGYYLAKAVDEVKIYVETYREIWKKTDVSDVSNTARLLYQLFREVVLYVGVENIVYMVTDNAANYVAAGKLLMEEFPSIFWSPCAAYCINLILQDIGKLQSVCCVVEHASGITNYIYNHCYPLYLMRKFTGGKEILRPAPTRFATNFIALQSILAHEDELRAMVTSREWVSSAYAKDSKGKKFVESVLDSLFWEKCAIIVRMSEPLIRVLRIVDGDDRPLMRYLYDVIHHAKEEMMRRFQKRKARVKPFINIISNRWDEQFYRHLYVAAFWLNPRFQYDANIMDKHMSTISGLLDVLEKYAHGNLPLQSKITGEMKLFRNVDHDFGRVSAINNRTLMPPVSKEHADDLLGVDEIGSIPSTFDPNFASMDTEELNVFIQQK, from the exons ATGTCTTCACATGATGGTAGTACTCCAGGTAGTGATCCTTCAACGGCCCAATCATCTCAACCTTCAATTTCCATGTCAAGTGGTAGTAGAGGAAGAATGGATTTGGCATGGGGTCATTGTAGAGAAGCTCTTGAACTTAGTGTTGggtgtaaaaaaacaaaattagtttGTTTATATTGTGCTAAAGTATTTGCGGGTGGTGGCATTAATCGATTTAAGCAACATTTAGCTAGAGCTAAAGGAGAAGTTGAACAATGTCGTAAATGTCCTCCTGATGTTCGACATCAAATGCTTTTGAATCTTAAAGGAAAtgctgaaacaaaaaaaagagttagagAAATGCAAGCAGAATTCAATCCATTTAATGCACGACAAAGGAAGCATGAAGAGATGATGATTAGGCAATTagaagatgatgatggtgatgatgaggatgatgaggaTGTCAGTACTAAAAAACATATGTTACCACTGAAggttgcaaaaaagaaaaagattcaaaGCACCAGCACTGTAAAACAATCGACTACAAGTTGTGGAAAGCAGAAGAAATCTGCAACATTAGGGATATATTTCATGCCGAGAACAACTCCTGGTGCTCAAAAGTCTATTCAGAATTGTTGGCAAAGGAAGGAAGCAGTTGAACGGTGTGATCTTGCTTTAGCGAAGTGGATGATTGATGCATGTGTGCCATTTAATGCTGTTAATTCTGTGTATTATCAGCATGCCATAGATGCGGTAACAGCCATGGGTTCTGGTTATAAAGGACCAAACTTGCATGCTATTCGTGGTTATTACTTGGCAAAAGCGGTTGATGAAGTCAAGATTTATGTTGAGACTTATCGAGAGATTTGGAAGAAGACtg ATGTATCAGATGTCTCAAATACTGCTAGATTGTTGTATCAGTTGTTTAGAGAGGTTGTTTTGTATGTTGGGGTAGAAAACATTGTGTATATGGTGACTGATAATGCTGCAAATTATGTTGCTGCTGGCAAGTTATTGATGGAAGaatttccttcaatattttggtCTCCTTGTGCTGCTTATTGCATTAACCTCATACTCCAGGACATTGGTAAATTGCAGTCGGTTTGTTGTGTTGTTGAGCATGCTTCTGGTATCACAAACTACATTTATAATCATTGTTATCCATTGTATTTGATGAGGAAGTTCACTGGAGGAAAAGAAATACTTCGTCCAGCTCCTACTCGTTTTGCTACCAATTTTATTGCATTGCAAAGCATTTTAGCTCATGAAGATGAGTTGAGAGCTATGGTGACATCTAGGGAATGGGTCTCATCTGCTTATGCTAAAGATAGCAAAGGAAAAAAGTTTGTTGAGAGTGTGCTAGACTCTCTGTTTTGGGAAAAATGTGCAATAATTGTGCGAATGAGTGAGCCTTTAATTCGAGTTCTACGAATAGTTGATGGTGATGATAGACCTTTGATGAGATATTTGTATGATGTTATTCATCatgcaaaagaagaaatgatgagGAGATTTCAAAAGAGAAAGGCTAGAGTGAAACCTTTCATAAACATTATCAGTAATCGGTGGGATGAACAATTTTATAGACATCTTTATGTAGCGGCATTTTGGTTGAATCCTCGATTTCAATATGATGCAAATATAATGGATAAACATATGAGCACCATTTCTGGACTTCTAGATGTTCTTGAGAAGTATGCACATGGAAATCTACCATTGCAAAGTAAGATTACAGGTGAGATGAAGTTGTTTAGGAATGTTGATCATGACTTTGGTCGAGTGTCCGCAATAAATAATCGCACCCTTATGCCTCCag TTTCAAAGGAGCATGCTGATGATTTATTAGGTGTTGACGAGATTGGCTCAATTCCATCGACATTTGATCCAAATTTTGCTTCTATGGACACAGAAGAACTTAATGTGTTCATTCAACAAAAGTGA
- the LOC133702747 gene encoding uncharacterized protein LOC133702747 produces MEDAHFNVIFNEDLNDDYKNIMDRVVDHINYWGDDDNDGLRGDGDDGENDDDNNDDDDDNDDDSDKDGESFWSRDFDMKNDLETKYKLKPSRRMSVVEKMVIFLYTIALGASNREVQ; encoded by the exons ATGGAAGATGCGCATTTTAATGTAATATTCAATGAAGATCTTAATGATgattataaaaacataatgGATCGCGTTGTTGATCACATTAATTATTGGGGTGATGATGACAACGATGGCTTAAGAGGGGATGGTGATGATGGGGAAAATGATGACGACAAcaatgacgacgacgacgataACGACGATGATAGTGATAAGGATGGTGAATCATTTTGGAGTCgagattttgatatgaaaaa TGATTTAGAAACAAAGTATAAGTTAAAGCCTTCAAGAAGGATGAGTGTGGTTGAAAAAATGGTTATATTTCTATATACAATAGCACTAGGAGCATCAAATAGGGAGGTTCAATAG
- the LOC133703342 gene encoding uncharacterized protein LOC133703342 isoform X2 produces MGSRIIKSMIGVDDDHGHTSQAKQSPVELSDSDPMTKQLGKEFWELQVANQLAFTSNSEELLEGEESESAPGIVDVTTESSDMNTEENAVEENSSEPEELESITHGNKEPFEASSEFANFSSENARGSLAEVSPVTSVRGEGFQCPQEVGTVCDSSADDSYSTGIIVSSSQMAFSVVSSEKAVAEMELVSPRSSIFRASHSLPGNPLNNITTKLISSSNPCNVAGHDSDSFTMLLSSTSAQSDSSLVLLSSTSAPTVSCKIKAAEMGLAASNSVLSLVSIGCSDDSAVDDLTESKMENIDLSDNVKLEESCVIVDDNLLYEVARRNRKLRSYKKKIQDAFFSKKRLTKEYEQLAIWFGDLDGHDTTQRELSSSTTITLDPDPQSNSTQDSEWELL; encoded by the exons ATGGGTTCCCGTATTATTAAATCTATGATTGGCGTTGATGATGATCATGGACATACTTCTCAAGCAAAGCAATCACCTGTGGAGCTTAGTGATTCTGATCCTATGACAAAGCAGCTAGGCAAGGAATTCTGGGAGCTTCAGGTTGCAAATCAATTGGCTTTTACCAGCAATTCTGAAGAACTCCTTGAAGGGGAAGAATCTGAGTCAGCTCCTGGAATTGTTGATGTTACAACTGAGTCTTCTGACATGAACACAGAAGAAAATGCAGTAGAGGAGAATTCCTCTGAACCTGAGGAGTTGGAGTCTATTACTCATGGAAATAAAGAACCTTTTGAAGCATCCAGTGAATTTGCTAATTTTAGTTCTGAAAATGCACGCGGGTCTCTGGCTGAGGTTTCACCTGTTACTTCAGTTCGTGGTGAGGGCTTCCAGTGCCCTCAAGAGGTGGGAACTGTATGTGATAGCTCTGCAGATGACTCTTACTCTACTGGTATTATTGTTTCTTCTTCTCAAATGGCCTTTTCGGTGGTATCTTCTGAAAAAGCAGTAGCGGAGATGGAACTTGTATCCCCCAGAAGTTCCATATTCAGGGCATCTCACAGTCTGCCTGGGAACCCACTCAATAACATCACCACCAAATTAATATCTAGCAGCAATCCTTGTAATGTAGCGGGCCATGATTCTGACAGTTTCACCATGCTCCTGTCTTCTACATCAGCTCAATCTGATAGTTCCCTTGTCCTCTTGTCGTCTACATCTGCTCCAACAGTTTCATGTAAGATCAAGGCAGCAGAAATGGGGCTGGCTGCCTCCAACAGTGTGCTGTCTTTGGTATCGATAG GATGTTCGGATGACTCTGCTGTAGATGATTTGACAGAATCCAAAATGGAAAACATTGATTTGTCTGATAATGTAAAGCTTGAGGAAAGTTGTGTCATTGTTGATGATAACCTGCTCTATGAAGTTGCTCGTAGAAACCGTAAACTCAGATCATACAAG aaaaaaatccaagatgCTTTCTTTTCGAAAAAGAGGTTAACCAAGGAGTATGAGCAGCTAGCAATTTGGTTTGGGGACCTTGATGGTCATGATACAACGCAGCGGGAGTTGTCATCTAGTACCACCATCACCTTGGATCCCGATCCACAATCAAATTCGACACAAGACTCTGAATGGGAGCTCCTGTAA